A window of the Streptomyces sp. NBC_00250 genome harbors these coding sequences:
- a CDS encoding NADH-quinone oxidoreductase subunit J family protein — protein sequence MILAAHTTQAAQAAQQAQGFLSPTGVEIAFLLVGLVTLGAALVTVTTRQLVHAALWLVVALGGLAVEYLLLTAEFIAWVQVLIYVGSVVVLLLFGLMLTKAPIGHSPDADSRNKPAAIAVAIAAAAALVWVVVDAFRTTWIDLDGAVQGSTKVSGEILFRHWVLPFEALSVLLLAALVGAIVLSRRKQEEQR from the coding sequence GTGATCCTGGCAGCACACACAACTCAAGCGGCACAGGCGGCACAGCAGGCCCAGGGCTTCCTCTCGCCCACCGGCGTCGAGATCGCCTTCCTCCTCGTCGGCCTGGTCACCCTCGGCGCCGCCCTCGTGACGGTCACCACCCGCCAGCTCGTCCACGCCGCGCTCTGGCTGGTCGTGGCGCTCGGTGGCCTCGCCGTCGAGTACCTGCTCCTGACGGCCGAGTTCATCGCCTGGGTCCAGGTCCTGATCTACGTCGGTTCCGTCGTCGTCCTCCTCCTCTTCGGGCTCATGCTCACCAAGGCCCCCATCGGCCACTCCCCGGACGCCGACTCCCGTAACAAGCCCGCGGCGATCGCCGTCGCGATCGCCGCCGCAGCCGCACTCGTCTGGGTCGTCGTCGACGCGTTCCGTACGACGTGGATCGATCTGGACGGTGCCGTGCAGGGCTCGACGAAGGTGTCGGGCGAGATCCTCTTCCGGCACTGGGTGCTGCCGTTCGAGGCGCTGTCCGTCCTCCTCCTGGCCGCCCTGGTCGGCGCCATCGTGCTCTCCCGCAGGAAGCAGGAGGAGCAGCGCTGA
- a CDS encoding complex I subunit 1/NuoH family protein gives MNDVLDVALRLLVVFAVFLVLPLVVGQTEHKVMAHMQGRLGPMYAGGFHGWAQLVADGVKFAQKEDVVPKDADRRVFQLAPAVALLPYLLVLVAIPIGPSEGAVGQVVDAGIFFVLAVMGVGVLGSLMAGWASANKFSLLGGLRTAAQLLAYELPMLLAAASVAMAAGTVSLPGILNAFEWWWVPWQIVGALVFFVAGLAELQRPPFDMPVADSEIIFGAYTEYTGLRFALFLLAEYAGIVVLCGLTTVLFLGGWHGPFGADGLGWVWTLLKTAILAFVVIWLRVSYPRLREDQLQKLAWTTLVPLALAQIALTGIVKVAIQ, from the coding sequence GTGAACGACGTACTCGACGTCGCCCTCCGGCTGCTCGTCGTCTTCGCCGTCTTCCTCGTCCTGCCGCTCGTCGTCGGGCAGACCGAGCACAAGGTCATGGCCCATATGCAGGGCCGCCTCGGCCCCATGTACGCCGGTGGTTTCCACGGCTGGGCCCAGCTCGTCGCCGACGGCGTGAAGTTCGCGCAGAAGGAGGACGTGGTTCCCAAGGACGCCGACCGGCGGGTCTTCCAGCTCGCGCCGGCCGTCGCCCTCCTCCCGTATCTGCTCGTGCTGGTCGCGATCCCGATCGGCCCGAGCGAGGGCGCCGTCGGGCAGGTCGTCGACGCGGGCATCTTCTTCGTGCTGGCCGTGATGGGCGTCGGTGTCCTCGGCAGCCTGATGGCCGGCTGGGCGTCCGCGAACAAGTTCTCGCTGCTCGGCGGTCTTCGTACCGCCGCTCAGCTCCTCGCGTACGAGCTCCCCATGCTCCTCGCCGCCGCCTCCGTCGCGATGGCCGCCGGCACGGTCTCCCTCCCCGGCATCCTGAACGCCTTCGAGTGGTGGTGGGTGCCCTGGCAGATCGTCGGCGCGCTCGTCTTCTTCGTGGCGGGTCTGGCGGAGCTCCAGCGGCCGCCGTTCGACATGCCGGTCGCCGACTCGGAGATCATCTTCGGCGCGTACACCGAGTACACCGGCCTCCGTTTCGCGCTCTTCCTGCTCGCCGAGTACGCCGGCATCGTCGTCCTGTGCGGCCTCACCACCGTCCTGTTCCTCGGCGGCTGGCACGGGCCCTTCGGCGCGGACGGTCTCGGCTGGGTCTGGACCCTCCTCAAGACCGCGATCCTCGCGTTCGTCGTGATCTGGCTGCGGGTGAGCTACCCGCGCCTCCGTGAGGACCAGCTCCAGAAGCTCGCCTGGACGACCCTCGTCCCGCTCGCGCTCGCGCAGATCGCACTCACCGGCATCGTGAAGGTGGCGATCCAGTAA
- a CDS encoding complex I subunit 4 family protein, producing the protein MQFLLALIVAGPLLGAAAALLPAPPGLKGKSPDQAVLRHGVTVTGVILLAAIVLALGFDHDQPSRMQATTDISWIQALDVRIHLGVDGISLPLLVLTALLTFLCALYSYFKMPSGPSPKGFVALLLVLESGTLATFAVLDLVLFFLAFEMVLIPMYFLIARWGGEGKQAAAWKFILYTLLGSVVMLLGLLLIGVKAGTFDMVALATDNGRGLTTSVQVIAVLAIGLGLAVKTPMWPLHSWLPDAHTAAPTVGSVLLAGVLLKMGTYGFVRIVLPIAPDGMRIFAPYLAAFAVAGIIYGSLACLALVRPGNKGDLKRLIAYSSVGHMGFVLLGIATMTPTGVNGALFANVAHGLVTGLLFFLVGAVKDRYGTADLDTLAGATGAALYGRAPRLGALLAFAAVASLGLPGLAGFWGEMLALFGAFEPAEGLSRPAFLTFMAIGAFGTLLTAAYLLLVVRRVCMGGPRPAGETPIADIQGYEFAAWTPLVALTVLAGLWPAVLLGLTDPAVQKLLAGGTR; encoded by the coding sequence ATGCAGTTCCTTCTGGCGTTGATCGTCGCCGGACCGCTCCTCGGCGCGGCCGCCGCCCTCCTCCCGGCCCCGCCGGGACTGAAGGGGAAGTCCCCGGACCAGGCCGTGCTCCGCCACGGCGTCACCGTCACCGGTGTGATCCTGCTGGCCGCGATCGTCCTCGCGCTCGGCTTCGACCACGACCAGCCGTCGAGGATGCAGGCCACGACGGACATCAGCTGGATCCAGGCACTCGACGTGCGGATCCACCTCGGCGTCGACGGCATTTCCCTCCCCCTCCTGGTCCTGACCGCGCTCCTGACCTTCCTCTGCGCGCTGTACAGCTACTTCAAGATGCCCTCCGGCCCTTCCCCCAAGGGCTTCGTGGCGCTGCTCCTCGTCCTGGAGTCCGGCACCCTCGCCACCTTCGCCGTCCTCGACCTGGTCCTGTTCTTCCTGGCCTTCGAGATGGTCCTCATCCCGATGTACTTCCTCATCGCCCGCTGGGGCGGCGAGGGCAAGCAGGCCGCGGCCTGGAAGTTCATCCTCTACACGCTGCTCGGCTCCGTCGTCATGCTGCTCGGCCTGCTCCTCATCGGAGTGAAGGCGGGCACCTTCGACATGGTGGCACTGGCCACTGACAACGGCCGTGGACTGACCACGTCCGTGCAGGTCATCGCCGTTCTCGCGATCGGTCTCGGGCTCGCCGTGAAGACCCCGATGTGGCCGCTGCACAGCTGGCTCCCGGACGCCCACACCGCCGCCCCGACGGTCGGCTCGGTCCTCCTCGCCGGTGTGCTGCTCAAGATGGGCACGTACGGTTTCGTCCGGATCGTCCTGCCGATCGCCCCCGACGGCATGCGGATCTTCGCCCCCTACCTCGCCGCCTTCGCCGTCGCCGGGATCATCTACGGATCGCTCGCCTGCCTCGCCCTCGTCCGGCCCGGCAACAAGGGCGACCTCAAGCGCCTCATCGCGTACTCCTCCGTCGGCCACATGGGCTTCGTGCTCCTCGGCATCGCCACCATGACCCCCACCGGAGTCAACGGCGCCCTCTTCGCCAACGTCGCCCACGGCCTCGTCACCGGCCTGCTGTTCTTCCTGGTCGGCGCGGTCAAGGACCGGTACGGCACCGCCGACCTCGACACCCTCGCGGGCGCCACCGGCGCCGCCCTCTACGGCCGTGCCCCGCGCCTCGGCGCCCTCCTCGCCTTCGCCGCCGTCGCCTCCCTCGGCCTGCCCGGCCTGGCCGGATTCTGGGGCGAGATGCTTGCCCTGTTCGGCGCCTTCGAGCCCGCCGAGGGCCTCAGCCGCCCCGCCTTCCTCACCTTCATGGCGATCGGCGCCTTCGGCACCCTCCTCACCGCCGCGTACCTCCTGCTCGTCGTCCGCCGCGTCTGCATGGGCGGCCCCCGGCCGGCCGGGGAGACGCCGATCGCCGACATCCAGGGGTACGAGTTCGCCGCCTGGACCCCGCTCGTCGCCCTCACCGTCCTCGCCGGACTCTGGCCCGCGGTCCTCCTCGGCCTCACCGACCCGGCCGTCCAGAAGCTCCTCGCCGGAGGCACCCGATGA
- a CDS encoding NuoI/complex I 23 kDa subunit family protein, which yields MAIPGSGLAKGLAVTLRTMTKKTVTAQYPDVQPELPPRTRGVIGLFEENCTVCMLCARECPDWCIYIDSHKETVPAAVPGGRERSRNVLDRFAIDFSLCMYCGICIEVCPFDALFWSPEFEYAETDIHELTHERDKLREWMWTVPEPPALDPHAEEPKEIAAARKAVEKAATAAAAEAAAAAEGEQQ from the coding sequence ATGGCCATTCCCGGCTCCGGCCTCGCCAAGGGCCTCGCCGTCACCCTCCGCACGATGACGAAGAAGACCGTCACCGCGCAGTACCCGGACGTCCAGCCCGAGCTGCCGCCCCGCACCCGCGGGGTCATCGGGCTGTTCGAGGAGAACTGCACGGTCTGCATGCTCTGCGCCCGCGAGTGCCCCGACTGGTGCATCTACATCGACTCCCACAAGGAGACGGTGCCGGCGGCCGTCCCCGGCGGCCGCGAGCGCAGCCGGAACGTCCTCGACCGCTTCGCCATCGACTTCTCACTCTGCATGTACTGCGGCATCTGCATCGAGGTCTGCCCGTTCGACGCGCTCTTCTGGTCGCCCGAGTTCGAGTACGCGGAGACCGACATCCACGAGCTGACCCACGAGCGCGACAAGCTCCGCGAGTGGATGTGGACGGTTCCGGAGCCGCCCGCGCTCGACCCGCACGCGGAGGAGCCGAAGGAGATCGCGGCGGCCCGCAAGGCAGTGGAGAAGGCCGCCACCGCGGCGGCCGCCGAAGCGGCCGCGGCCGCCGAGGGGGAGCAGCAGTGA
- a CDS encoding NADH-quinone oxidoreductase subunit 5 family protein, whose product MTTTTLAVLVPLLPFLGSVAGLLLGRTAPGFVRPLAVLPTLAATVLAVLVAVRQGGGKAIDAATQLTPTGSVPIDLALYIDGFAALVAVLVGVVATCVQIYSTGYLREDPRYPSYAALVSLFTSAMLLVVYSGDLMVLLVGWEIMGICSYFLVGHYWETPEARAASLKAFLVTKLGDVPFLIGLFALATDAGTFQITGVLGAVAGGGLDHPTLIALLLLAGVAGKSAQFPLHTWLPDAMAGPTPVSALIHAATMVAAGIYFTARLLPVFAESAAAMTVLAVMAAITMVGSALAALAQDDIKRVLAYSTIGQLGYMAGALAVGDRGAAVFHLLSHAAFKALLFLAAGTVIHAAGTNSLTAMSRMSGLAKRVPDAYWTMTVALLALAAIPPFAGFFSKEAVLVAAEHTALGDRTVAPAGAGWTVLVAGLLTALLTAAYALRLWLRTFRGRGAEAPDHGRQPIAMTSVLWVLAIPSLGFGLTVTYLDDWFDGNALTPTVTTAVLGTGLAAAGAVITYAVWRTLAARTPVSAAAAQAPAPHVAHPDADAGLVEAEALHLPHPAEDPADPGRALLGPLHGPAADGFHLDAVYRTVFVRPVLAAASLVRFLDREVIDTYVRAAGTSAKGLGWLVRRAQTGNVQTYLSALFAGSVVLAIVAVALANAVAGA is encoded by the coding sequence GTGACCACCACGACCCTCGCCGTCCTCGTCCCCCTCCTGCCCTTCCTCGGCTCCGTCGCCGGACTCCTGCTCGGCCGCACCGCGCCCGGCTTCGTCCGCCCGCTGGCCGTGCTTCCCACCCTCGCCGCCACGGTCCTGGCCGTGCTGGTCGCGGTCCGGCAGGGCGGCGGGAAGGCGATCGACGCCGCCACCCAGCTCACCCCCACCGGCTCGGTCCCCATCGACCTGGCCCTGTACATCGACGGCTTCGCCGCGCTCGTCGCCGTCCTGGTCGGCGTCGTCGCCACCTGTGTGCAGATCTACTCGACCGGCTACCTCCGCGAGGACCCGCGCTACCCCTCGTACGCCGCGCTCGTCTCCCTCTTCACGTCCGCGATGCTGCTCGTCGTCTACTCCGGCGACCTGATGGTGCTCCTGGTCGGCTGGGAGATCATGGGCATCTGCTCGTACTTCCTCGTCGGCCACTACTGGGAGACGCCCGAGGCACGGGCCGCCTCCCTGAAGGCCTTCCTCGTCACCAAGCTCGGCGACGTCCCCTTCCTCATCGGGCTCTTCGCGCTCGCCACCGACGCGGGCACCTTCCAGATCACGGGCGTCCTCGGCGCCGTCGCCGGCGGCGGCCTCGACCACCCCACCCTGATCGCGCTGCTGCTGCTCGCCGGTGTGGCGGGCAAGTCGGCACAGTTCCCGCTGCACACCTGGCTCCCGGACGCCATGGCCGGCCCCACCCCCGTCTCCGCGCTCATCCACGCGGCGACGATGGTCGCCGCCGGTATCTACTTCACGGCCCGGCTGCTGCCCGTCTTCGCCGAGTCCGCCGCCGCGATGACGGTGCTGGCCGTGATGGCCGCGATCACGATGGTCGGCTCGGCGCTCGCCGCGCTCGCCCAGGACGACATCAAGCGGGTCCTCGCCTACTCGACGATCGGCCAGCTCGGCTACATGGCCGGCGCCCTCGCCGTCGGCGACCGCGGGGCTGCCGTCTTCCACCTCCTCTCGCACGCCGCGTTCAAGGCACTGCTCTTCCTCGCCGCCGGCACGGTCATCCACGCCGCCGGTACGAACTCGCTGACCGCCATGTCCCGCATGAGCGGCCTCGCGAAGCGCGTCCCGGACGCGTACTGGACGATGACCGTCGCCCTGCTCGCGCTCGCCGCGATCCCGCCGTTCGCCGGCTTCTTCTCCAAGGAAGCCGTCCTGGTGGCCGCCGAGCACACCGCGCTCGGAGACCGGACCGTCGCCCCCGCCGGGGCCGGCTGGACCGTCCTCGTCGCGGGCCTGCTGACGGCCCTGCTCACCGCCGCGTACGCGCTCCGCCTCTGGCTGCGGACCTTCCGCGGCCGGGGCGCAGAGGCCCCCGACCACGGGCGCCAGCCGATCGCCATGACGTCCGTCCTGTGGGTGCTCGCGATCCCCTCCCTGGGATTCGGTCTGACCGTCACGTACCTCGACGACTGGTTCGACGGGAACGCCCTCACCCCGACCGTCACCACGGCCGTCCTCGGCACGGGTCTCGCCGCCGCCGGAGCGGTGATCACCTACGCGGTCTGGCGCACCCTCGCCGCCAGGACGCCGGTCTCCGCGGCCGCCGCGCAGGCACCCGCCCCGCACGTCGCCCACCCGGACGCCGACGCGGGACTGGTCGAGGCGGAGGCGCTGCACCTGCCGCACCCCGCCGAGGACCCGGCCGACCCCGGCCGCGCCCTCCTGGGTCCGCTGCACGGTCCCGCCGCCGACGGCTTCCACCTGGACGCCGTCTACCGGACGGTGTTCGTCCGCCCCGTCCTCGCCGCGGCCTCCCTGGTCCGCTTCCTGGACCGTGAGGTCATCGACACCTACGTCCGCGCCGCGGGCACCTCCGCCAAGGGGCTCGGCTGGCTCGTCCGCCGCGCCCAGACCGGCAACGTGCAGACCTATCTGAGCGCCCTGTTCGCCGGCTCCGTCGTCCTGGCGATCGTCGCCGTCGCCCTCGCCAACGCCGTCGCCGGAGCGTGA
- a CDS encoding NADH-quinone oxidoreductase subunit N, producing the protein MTPVTAFASESLVQSVDWLAIAPPTLTAVVALVVLVADLFVPEERKRLLGWTAIAGLVAALALLVPLRAGDRSTFCLTADTQVTACSYTADDFTLVIQLLVLGGALLTALLSITETREKLPAGEYWFLLLSSAAGAALLPASRDLATLVVALEVASLPAFALVGLKRGDRRSGEAALKFFLSSVTATAVTLLGVSFVYAATGTLHLTELAQRLDDVPGQLQTLAEAGVALTLVGFAFKTAAVPFHFWVPDTYVGAPLPVAAYLSVVGKAVGFTGLILVTVVAFPSYADVWGPALAALAALTMTVGNVAALRQRSTRAWSAVRLLAWSSVAQAGYLLVPIAAAAYSSDDQIGATVAYALMYAVVNLGAFAVVALVARRHPENRIADYRGLYAASPAAALALAFFLLNLAGLPPGIIGLFAKVTVFSAAVDAGLGWLAVIMAVNVVIGLYYYLRWTALLFRTPESTSESAPEGAQAGAPEGKAVPHAVPAPITLAIVLTAAAGVVLSGYPQLALRFAANSLF; encoded by the coding sequence ATGACCCCAGTGACGGCGTTCGCCAGCGAGTCGCTCGTCCAGTCCGTCGACTGGCTGGCGATCGCGCCCCCCACCCTCACGGCCGTGGTCGCCCTCGTCGTGCTCGTCGCCGACCTGTTCGTCCCCGAGGAGCGCAAGCGGCTCCTCGGCTGGACCGCCATCGCCGGCCTCGTCGCCGCCCTCGCGCTCCTCGTCCCGCTGCGGGCCGGCGACCGCTCCACCTTCTGCCTCACCGCGGACACCCAGGTCACGGCCTGCAGTTACACGGCCGACGACTTCACCCTCGTCATCCAGCTGCTCGTCCTCGGCGGCGCGCTCCTGACGGCGCTGCTCTCGATCACCGAGACCCGCGAGAAGCTCCCGGCCGGCGAGTACTGGTTCCTGCTGCTCTCCTCGGCGGCCGGCGCCGCCCTCCTGCCCGCCTCCCGGGACCTCGCGACCCTCGTCGTCGCCCTCGAAGTGGCCTCGCTGCCCGCCTTCGCGCTCGTCGGCCTCAAGCGCGGCGACCGCAGGTCCGGCGAGGCCGCGCTGAAGTTCTTCCTGTCGTCGGTGACGGCGACCGCCGTCACCCTGCTCGGGGTCAGTTTCGTGTACGCGGCGACCGGCACCCTCCACCTCACGGAGCTCGCCCAGCGCCTCGACGACGTGCCCGGCCAGCTCCAGACGCTCGCCGAGGCGGGCGTGGCCCTCACCCTCGTCGGCTTCGCCTTCAAGACGGCCGCCGTCCCCTTCCACTTCTGGGTGCCCGACACCTACGTCGGCGCCCCGCTGCCCGTCGCCGCCTATCTGTCGGTGGTCGGCAAGGCCGTCGGCTTCACCGGGCTCATCCTGGTGACGGTCGTCGCCTTCCCCTCGTACGCCGACGTGTGGGGCCCGGCGCTCGCCGCCCTCGCCGCGCTCACCATGACCGTCGGCAACGTCGCCGCCCTCCGTCAGCGCTCCACGCGCGCGTGGAGCGCGGTCCGGCTGCTCGCCTGGTCCTCCGTCGCCCAGGCGGGCTACCTCCTCGTGCCGATCGCGGCCGCCGCGTACTCCAGCGACGACCAGATCGGCGCCACCGTCGCGTACGCCCTGATGTACGCCGTCGTGAACCTCGGCGCGTTCGCGGTCGTCGCGCTCGTCGCCCGCCGGCATCCCGAGAACCGGATCGCGGACTACCGGGGCCTGTACGCCGCGAGCCCTGCCGCCGCCCTCGCGCTCGCCTTCTTCCTCCTGAATCTGGCCGGTTTGCCCCCGGGTATCATCGGCCTCTTCGCCAAGGTGACCGTCTTCTCGGCGGCCGTCGACGCGGGCCTCGGCTGGCTGGCCGTGATCATGGCCGTCAACGTCGTGATCGGGCTGTACTACTACCTCCGCTGGACGGCACTGCTGTTCCGCACGCCGGAAAGCACGTCTGAAAGCGCGCCGGAAGGCGCACAGGCAGGAGCGCCGGAGGGGAAGGCCGTGCCCCACGCGGTCCCCGCGCCGATCACCCTGGCGATCGTGCTGACCGCCGCCGCCGGAGTCGTGCTGTCGGGATACCCGCAGCTCGCCCTCCGCTTCGCGGCGAACAGCCTCTTCTGA
- the nuoK gene encoding NADH-quinone oxidoreductase subunit NuoK, which yields MHLVYPAVLAALLFAIGVYGVLARRNAILVLMSVELMLNAVNLNLVAFDVWLRDTLHAGQALTLFTIAIAAAEIGIGLAIVLMVHRNKGTSDVDRLRDTAEPPEPWSTDAADEPSPDDAPTDDTPAGEKAEATA from the coding sequence ATGCATCTCGTCTACCCGGCCGTCCTCGCCGCCCTCCTCTTCGCCATCGGCGTGTACGGCGTCCTCGCCCGCCGCAACGCGATCCTGGTCCTGATGTCCGTCGAGCTGATGCTCAACGCCGTCAACCTCAACCTGGTCGCCTTCGACGTCTGGCTCCGCGACACCCTCCACGCCGGCCAGGCCCTCACCCTCTTCACCATCGCCATCGCCGCCGCGGAGATCGGCATCGGCCTCGCGATCGTCCTGATGGTCCACCGCAACAAGGGCACGTCGGACGTCGACCGCCTCCGTGACACGGCGGAGCCGCCGGAGCCGTGGAGCACCGATGCCGCGGACGAACCGTCACCGGACGACGCGCCCACCGACGACACGCCCGCCGGCGAGAAGGCCGAGGCCACCGCGTGA